A portion of the Pseudomonadota bacterium genome contains these proteins:
- a CDS encoding ester cyclase, with amino-acid sequence MLDRHSQNKALLAQWRAALYDFEPAQALEALTKIAAPDMSAHMAEPWGDLVATRPFFVATIGSLADAMPDFERRDQIVVAGTDDHGADWVGCAGFYLGTFERPLFDIPSTGHMAHMRFHEFYRIEDQRIVEIQALWDLPELMMQAGAWPLAPSLGREWHVSGPAPQDGLVPGPYDEARSRASCQHIVDMLTYLKKHPSEGGPEVMEMERFWHPKMSWYGPSGIGTGRGFDGFRKWHQIPFLEGMPDRGQYVDDVTYHFFGDGDYAAVTGWPNMIQTLTDDGWLGIAPSGKRITMRSLDFWRIENGLIRENWVMVDLMDMYRQIGVDVLARMRSFNKARTGFDKETGRAIPGAFQ; translated from the coding sequence ATGCTTGACCGGCACTCCCAGAACAAGGCGTTGCTCGCCCAATGGCGGGCGGCGCTGTACGATTTCGAACCGGCGCAAGCACTCGAAGCGCTGACAAAAATAGCGGCGCCCGACATGTCCGCCCATATGGCCGAGCCATGGGGTGATCTTGTCGCGACAAGACCGTTCTTTGTCGCGACAATCGGGTCGCTCGCCGACGCGATGCCGGATTTTGAGCGACGCGATCAGATTGTGGTCGCAGGCACGGATGATCATGGCGCCGACTGGGTCGGCTGCGCGGGCTTCTACCTCGGGACGTTTGAGCGGCCGCTGTTTGATATCCCGTCGACGGGTCATATGGCGCATATGCGCTTTCATGAGTTCTACCGCATCGAAGATCAGCGCATCGTCGAGATACAGGCGCTATGGGACCTGCCTGAACTGATGATGCAGGCAGGTGCCTGGCCGCTCGCGCCTTCACTTGGTCGCGAATGGCACGTTTCCGGACCAGCTCCCCAAGATGGTCTGGTGCCCGGTCCCTACGATGAGGCGCGGTCCAGAGCTTCCTGCCAGCATATCGTTGACATGCTGACCTACCTCAAAAAGCATCCGTCCGAAGGCGGGCCTGAGGTCATGGAGATGGAACGCTTCTGGCACCCGAAGATGAGCTGGTATGGACCTTCTGGGATCGGTACCGGGCGGGGCTTCGACGGCTTTCGCAAATGGCACCAGATCCCCTTCCTCGAAGGGATGCCTGATCGCGGCCAGTATGTGGACGACGTTACCTACCATTTCTTTGGGGACGGCGATTACGCAGCGGTCACCGGATGGCCGAACATGATCCAGACGCTCACCGATGATGGCTGGCTCGGTATCGCCCCCTCCGGCAAACGCATCACCATGCGGTCGCTCGATTTCTGGCGGATCGAAAACGGTCTTATCCGCGAAAATTGGGTCATGGTCGATCTGATGGACATGTACCGTCAGATAGGGGTAGACGTGCTGGCCCGCATGCGCAGCTTCAACAAGGCGCGGACCGGTTTCGACAAGGAAACTGGGCGGGCGATACCGGGGGCATTTCAATGA
- a CDS encoding ester cyclase, producing the protein MKGSRPEQAVLSRDTDLSKTDETRRVIEGMVDGLNDHRIHDIHEFFHDAFRWMGNFGCGSKNGVNEFNENWQKPFQAAFKDKVCTDEARLYMGEWAAAFGRQEATHAGTFMGVEPTGKRIEIRYMDFWKVVDGKIVDNWVMVDFPHVLSQLGVDVFKGEGWEAFDRGERQPPAPDHETPDGFHA; encoded by the coding sequence GCAAGCGGTTCTCAGCCGCGACACCGATTTATCCAAAACCGACGAGACGCGCCGCGTCATCGAAGGCATGGTCGATGGTCTGAACGATCATCGCATCCATGACATCCACGAATTCTTCCACGACGCCTTCCGTTGGATGGGCAATTTCGGCTGCGGCTCGAAGAACGGCGTCAACGAGTTCAACGAAAACTGGCAAAAACCCTTTCAGGCCGCCTTCAAGGACAAGGTCTGCACCGATGAAGCCCGGCTGTATATGGGCGAGTGGGCGGCAGCGTTCGGCCGTCAGGAAGCAACCCATGCTGGCACCTTTATGGGCGTCGAGCCGACCGGCAAACGGATCGAAATCCGCTACATGGATTTCTGGAAAGTGGTTGATGGCAAGATCGTCGATAACTGGGTCATGGTCGATTTTCCTCATGTCCTCAGTCAGTTAGGCGTTGATGTCTTCAAGGGTGAAGGCTGGGAAGCCTTCGACCGTGGCGAACGCCAACCTCCCGCGCCGGATCATGAGACGCCGGACGGTTTCCATGCTTGA